The Candidatus Acidiferrales bacterium genome includes a region encoding these proteins:
- a CDS encoding nuclear transport factor 2 family protein — protein sequence MGAAFSPSPTPEDEEKVREANRRFYLALEGLDLERMDRVWLHDDSVKCVHPGWELLSGWEEVRESWARIFENTGRMQVIISNVEVQMLGDVAWVVCNEKITSTTDKGFDTALIQATNIFVRRGENWLMIHHHASPIPVTEPTTVQ from the coding sequence ATGGGAGCTGCTTTTTCCCCTTCTCCGACACCGGAAGACGAAGAAAAAGTCCGGGAAGCAAACCGCCGGTTTTATCTTGCCCTCGAAGGGCTCGACCTGGAGAGAATGGATCGCGTGTGGTTGCACGACGATTCCGTCAAGTGTGTTCATCCCGGCTGGGAGCTGCTCTCCGGCTGGGAGGAAGTGCGCGAGAGTTGGGCGCGCATCTTTGAGAATACGGGGCGCATGCAGGTGATCATTTCCAACGTGGAGGTGCAGATGCTGGGCGATGTCGCCTGGGTGGTCTGCAACGAGAAGATCACCAGCACCACCGACAAAGGTTTCGATACCGCGCTGATTCAGGCCACCAATATTTTCGTGCGCCGCGGAGAAAACTGGCTGATGATCCACCATCACGCTTCGCCCATCCCCGTCACCGAACCAACGACGGTGCAGTAG
- a CDS encoding biotin transporter BioY, giving the protein MTEAQTQGGLLDGVVPGSGALRKAILVVAGSAIVALTAQIAIPLPFTAVPITGQTFGVLLVGALLGSRAGAVALVLYLVEGAVGLPVFAPFGAPGATRFLGPTAGYLVAYPLAAWVMGWAVERGWHQPRHGRGVQLVASLLLAETIVFSLGCAWLALWSHRGVAEAIYLGLYPFLPGELVKMVILAGALRVAGRGVNRRT; this is encoded by the coding sequence GTGACAGAAGCTCAAACACAGGGGGGGTTGCTGGATGGGGTTGTTCCGGGCAGCGGCGCCCTTCGAAAAGCAATCCTGGTGGTAGCGGGCAGCGCCATCGTGGCGCTCACCGCCCAGATCGCGATACCTCTGCCTTTTACGGCAGTGCCCATCACCGGGCAGACCTTTGGCGTGTTATTGGTGGGCGCGCTGCTGGGGTCGCGCGCGGGAGCGGTCGCCCTGGTGCTCTATCTCGTGGAGGGGGCCGTCGGTTTGCCGGTTTTTGCGCCCTTCGGGGCGCCCGGGGCAACACGTTTTCTCGGGCCGACGGCCGGCTACCTGGTTGCCTATCCGCTGGCCGCGTGGGTTATGGGGTGGGCAGTCGAACGGGGCTGGCATCAGCCTCGCCATGGGCGAGGAGTCCAACTGGTAGCATCGCTCCTTCTCGCCGAAACAATCGTCTTCAGTCTCGGATGCGCCTGGCTGGCCCTGTGGAGCCACCGGGGCGTTGCCGAAGCGATCTACCTTGGGCTTTATCCGTTCCTTCCCGGCGAACTCGTCAAGATGGTGATCCTGGCCGGAGCTTTGCGAGTGGCCGGGCGGGGCGTCAACCGCCGCACGTAG
- a CDS encoding response regulator has product MSKILALVEDLFFAAKIIETARLVGAEVETLSSAEALLRRSAEERPSLVIVDLSAPGAERGETIRRLKTNSALTAVPVVGFLSHVQADLAEAARQAGCDRVLPRSKFTAELPRILRHAAEQSS; this is encoded by the coding sequence GTGTCAAAAATCCTGGCGCTAGTGGAAGATCTTTTCTTTGCCGCCAAGATCATCGAGACCGCCAGGCTCGTCGGCGCGGAGGTGGAAACGCTCTCGAGCGCGGAAGCCCTGCTCCGGCGCTCGGCTGAAGAGCGGCCGTCTCTCGTCATCGTAGATTTGAGCGCGCCCGGCGCCGAGCGCGGCGAGACCATCCGCCGGCTCAAGACGAACTCTGCCCTCACCGCTGTTCCCGTCGTCGGCTTTCTCTCGCACGTGCAAGCGGATTTGGCTGAGGCTGCCAGGCAAGCCGGATGCGACCGGGTTTTACCCCGCTCGAAATTCACCGCGGAATTGCCTCGCATCTTGCGCCATGCGGCAGAACAATCATCATAA
- a CDS encoding SDR family oxidoreductase, protein MEPEEPSNLRGALESLVRHLAVELAPRGITVNVISPGVVDTDALRHFPNREGMVRWAAERTPAGHLVSPEDVADVVLLLSSELSRMIVGQTIIVDGGYSVIAWPQWGH, encoded by the coding sequence TTGGAGCCTGAAGAACCTTCCAATTTGCGCGGCGCGCTCGAATCGCTGGTGAGGCATCTGGCGGTCGAACTCGCTCCCAGGGGCATCACCGTCAACGTGATTTCTCCCGGCGTGGTGGATACCGACGCGCTGCGGCACTTCCCGAACCGCGAGGGGATGGTTCGTTGGGCCGCGGAGCGGACTCCGGCGGGACATCTGGTCTCGCCGGAAGACGTTGCCGACGTCGTTCTCTTGCTTTCGAGCGAACTGAGCCGGATGATTGTTGGCCAGACGATCATCGTGGATGGCGGGTATTCGGTGATTGCCTGGCCGCAATGGGGTCATTGA
- a CDS encoding metallophosphoesterase produces the protein MIKDPFSRREQRREKERRVFFDSLLNADRRKFLKLSGQAAAMAVAASAFPLHSFQLVEFLSAAEKTAEPEVSFRFAYISDTHLFDKGMTHRFVKAAMKAVQDVNALDPQPDFVLFGGDLAQLGQRGELQLGKQILSELKAPLKMMVGEHDWYFDMGDSWQELFGKPVYSFDYKGIHFITLNSVVEKDFWTARRMTPMQRMQTVAGLDNAVQSRFEVGEPQRKWLAEDLAKISKDNPIVVFSHSPLYKYYHDWNFWTDDAEQVQALLFPFKKVTVIHGHTHQLLTNRVRNISFHGMLSTAWPWPYAPSGLPKLTIQMDRADPFDQFDGCGDGAVEVRKDGEVNKNYNLWSRNPMKVTYETVASGKPAKPGPSY, from the coding sequence ATGATCAAAGACCCTTTCAGCCGCAGGGAACAGAGAAGAGAAAAGGAACGGAGAGTATTTTTTGACTCGCTCCTGAATGCCGACCGCCGGAAATTTTTGAAATTATCCGGCCAGGCGGCGGCGATGGCGGTGGCGGCCAGCGCTTTTCCGCTGCACTCGTTTCAGTTGGTGGAGTTTCTGAGCGCCGCGGAAAAGACCGCCGAGCCGGAAGTGAGCTTTCGCTTCGCCTACATTTCCGACACCCATCTCTTTGACAAGGGGATGACCCATCGCTTTGTCAAAGCGGCCATGAAGGCCGTCCAGGACGTCAATGCCCTTGACCCGCAGCCCGACTTTGTTCTTTTCGGCGGCGACCTGGCGCAGCTCGGGCAGCGCGGAGAGCTTCAACTCGGAAAACAGATCCTCAGCGAGTTGAAGGCTCCGCTCAAAATGATGGTCGGAGAGCACGACTGGTACTTTGACATGGGCGATTCCTGGCAGGAACTTTTCGGCAAACCGGTCTATTCCTTCGACTACAAGGGAATCCACTTCATCACCCTCAACAGCGTCGTCGAAAAGGATTTCTGGACAGCGCGCCGGATGACGCCGATGCAGCGGATGCAGACGGTGGCCGGCCTGGATAACGCCGTGCAGAGCCGGTTTGAAGTGGGCGAGCCGCAGCGCAAGTGGCTGGCCGAAGACCTTGCCAAGATCTCCAAGGACAACCCCATCGTCGTTTTCTCCCACTCCCCGCTCTACAAGTATTACCACGATTGGAATTTCTGGACCGACGATGCCGAGCAGGTGCAGGCTTTGCTCTTCCCCTTCAAGAAAGTGACGGTCATCCACGGCCACACCCATCAACTGCTCACCAATCGCGTCCGCAACATTTCCTTCCACGGGATGCTTTCCACCGCCTGGCCGTGGCCCTATGCCCCCAGCGGTCTGCCGAAGCTCACCATTCAAATGGACCGCGCCGACCCCTTCGACCAGTTCGATGGCTGCGGCGATGGCGCCGTCGAAGTGCGCAAGGATGGCGAGGTCAACAAAAACTACAACCTCTGGAGCCGCAACCCCATGAAGGTTACCTACGAGACGGTGGCAAGCGGCAAGCCCGCCAAGCCGGGCCCGTCGTACTAA
- a CDS encoding cytochrome c peroxidase, with translation MGGCSDAPKILFLAVVPCALVLFLGQSDLASQGVGEFALPLPRGVLPPVIPEDNPLTAAKVALGQKLYFDARLSADDTVSCATCHDPAKGFADGKTVAAGVGGKTGARNSPTVLDAAFSDFQFWDGRASTLEEQAKGPLTNPVEMGMPSHDAVTAKLQKIPEYPPLFRQAFASDRITIENVVRAIASYERTVFSFNSPFDRFLAGDKTAMSESAQRGWQLFNEKARCNNCHGYVASLPTFTDNKFHNLGVAMHAANFAELARKAAQSPESASALAHAPGYSELGRFLVTKEQKDIGAFKTPGLRDVALTAPYMHDGSQRTLEEIIEFYDKGGEDNPYLDGGIRPLKLTAQEKADLVEFMKALTSEDLARFARPTNQP, from the coding sequence ATGGGCGGATGCTCCGACGCCCCCAAAATTCTGTTTCTCGCGGTTGTTCCGTGTGCTCTTGTCCTGTTTTTGGGCCAGAGCGATCTCGCCTCGCAGGGGGTTGGCGAATTTGCTCTCCCGCTCCCGCGGGGTGTCCTGCCACCTGTCATCCCTGAAGACAACCCGCTGACGGCAGCGAAGGTTGCCCTCGGGCAGAAGCTTTATTTTGACGCTCGACTCTCCGCCGATGACACGGTGAGTTGCGCGACCTGCCATGACCCGGCCAAGGGTTTCGCCGATGGCAAGACGGTGGCGGCGGGGGTCGGCGGGAAAACGGGCGCGCGCAATTCGCCGACGGTGCTTGACGCCGCCTTCAGCGACTTTCAATTCTGGGATGGCCGCGCCTCCACGCTCGAGGAGCAGGCCAAAGGTCCGCTGACGAACCCGGTCGAGATGGGGATGCCCTCGCACGACGCGGTGACCGCCAAACTCCAGAAGATTCCGGAATACCCTCCGCTTTTTAGGCAAGCGTTTGCCTCCGACCGGATCACCATTGAAAACGTCGTCCGGGCCATCGCTTCCTACGAGCGCACCGTCTTCAGCTTCAACTCGCCTTTTGACCGGTTCCTTGCCGGCGACAAGACGGCGATGTCGGAATCCGCCCAGCGCGGCTGGCAGCTCTTCAATGAAAAGGCGCGCTGCAACAACTGCCATGGATACGTTGCTTCCCTGCCCACTTTTACCGACAACAAATTTCACAACCTTGGCGTGGCGATGCACGCCGCCAATTTTGCCGAGCTGGCGCGCAAGGCAGCGCAATCACCGGAGTCCGCCTCGGCCCTGGCTCATGCACCGGGCTACAGCGAGCTGGGCCGCTTTCTGGTGACCAAGGAACAGAAAGATATCGGCGCGTTCAAGACCCCCGGCCTGCGCGACGTTGCCTTGACCGCTCCTTACATGCACGATGGCAGCCAGCGCACGCTCGAGGAGATCATCGAGTTCTACGACAAGGGCGGCGAGGACAATCCCTACCTGGACGGCGGCATCCGCCCGCTCAAACTGACCGCTCAGGAAAAGGCCGACCTGGTCGAGTTCATGAAGGCGCTCACCAGCGAAGACCTGGCACGCTTTGCCAGACCCACCAACCAGCCATGA
- a CDS encoding haloacid dehalogenase type II: MPSVERPVWFTFDCYGTLIDWEAGMNACFRQILVEKRSQVAVEQFAADWEEIQFQMIQGPYQPYKTILAEALLDTLKKHQLPARSSDGERLVASLPSWKPFPEVNAVLGELKKVGLRLAILSNIDDDLLSQTLEHFTVPFDRLLTAEQARAYKPNEKVFRYALEQLQCQPEQIAHVAFGERYDLLPAQRLGCRTIYINRHSRQLPPSLHPDAEYADLLGLLRYIALRAPRAEPAGN, from the coding sequence ATGCCATCGGTTGAGCGACCCGTCTGGTTCACCTTCGATTGTTATGGCACGTTGATTGACTGGGAGGCGGGGATGAACGCGTGTTTCCGCCAAATCCTTGTGGAGAAGCGCAGCCAGGTAGCGGTCGAGCAGTTCGCCGCGGATTGGGAGGAGATCCAATTCCAAATGATCCAGGGGCCCTACCAGCCGTACAAAACAATCTTGGCGGAAGCTTTGCTCGATACCCTGAAGAAGCACCAGCTTCCGGCGCGCTCGTCTGATGGTGAGCGTTTGGTTGCCTCCCTGCCTTCCTGGAAACCATTCCCGGAGGTGAACGCGGTGCTGGGCGAGCTCAAGAAAGTTGGCTTGCGCCTGGCGATCTTATCCAACATTGATGATGATCTGCTCTCGCAAACGCTCGAACACTTCACCGTGCCATTCGACCGGCTACTGACCGCCGAGCAGGCGCGCGCCTACAAGCCGAACGAAAAAGTATTTCGCTATGCCCTCGAGCAACTCCAGTGTCAACCGGAGCAAATCGCGCACGTCGCCTTCGGGGAACGGTACGACCTCTTGCCCGCCCAAAGGCTGGGCTGCCGCACGATCTACATCAACCGTCACTCTCGCCAACTTCCGCCTTCGCTTCACCCCGATGCCGAGTACGCGGACCTGCTTGGCCTGTTGCGCTACATTGCTCTCAGGGCTCCCCGGGCCGAGCCGGCAGGGAATTAG
- a CDS encoding cysteine synthase family protein codes for MAPTSTAVEIENKIGQRTSLLERIGNSPLLRIERLAPASRDVEVYAKAEWFNPGGSVKDRAAYSMILEGEGSGKLKPGKIILDATSGNTGIAYALVGAVKGYAVRLCVPASASEERKRILKAYGVDVILTPADEGSDGAIRAARLLYKENPELYFYPDQYNNPANWQAHYRTTAEEIWQQTAGRITHLVIGLGTSGTFVGTAKRLKELNPKLKAISFQPDGPFHGLEGLKHMPTAMVPGIYDPTLADENREVRTETAYRMVKRAAREEGLLIGISSGAALAVALDVAREISSGVVVTIFPDAADKYLSERFWDEEV; via the coding sequence ATGGCGCCCACGAGTACGGCTGTCGAAATCGAGAACAAAATCGGTCAACGCACCAGCCTCCTGGAGCGGATCGGGAACAGTCCGTTGCTCCGGATCGAGCGACTGGCTCCTGCCTCTCGGGACGTTGAGGTCTATGCCAAGGCAGAATGGTTCAACCCAGGAGGATCGGTCAAAGACCGGGCTGCCTACAGCATGATCCTGGAGGGCGAGGGAAGCGGCAAGCTCAAGCCCGGCAAAATTATCCTGGACGCCACTTCGGGCAACACTGGCATTGCTTACGCGCTGGTAGGGGCGGTGAAAGGCTATGCGGTCCGGCTGTGCGTTCCGGCAAGCGCCAGTGAAGAACGCAAGCGCATCCTGAAGGCTTACGGCGTGGATGTGATCCTCACGCCGGCCGATGAAGGTTCCGACGGGGCCATCCGCGCCGCGCGGCTGCTGTACAAAGAAAATCCGGAGCTGTATTTTTATCCCGACCAGTACAATAACCCGGCCAACTGGCAAGCTCACTACCGAACGACCGCCGAGGAAATCTGGCAGCAAACAGCCGGACGCATCACCCATCTCGTTATCGGTCTGGGAACCAGCGGGACGTTTGTGGGGACGGCGAAACGACTCAAGGAACTAAATCCGAAACTCAAGGCCATCAGCTTTCAGCCCGACGGGCCGTTCCATGGCCTGGAGGGTTTGAAACACATGCCGACGGCGATGGTACCGGGCATTTACGATCCCACGCTGGCCGATGAAAACCGTGAAGTGAGGACCGAGACCGCCTACCGGATGGTCAAGCGGGCGGCGCGCGAAGAAGGCTTGCTCATCGGCATCAGCTCGGGGGCGGCGCTGGCGGTGGCGCTCGATGTCGCCCGTGAGATTTCTTCCGGCGTGGTGGTGACGATTTTCCCTGATGCCGCGGATAAGTATCTGAGTGAACGCTTCTGGGACGAAGAAGTTTAG
- a CDS encoding M67 family metallopeptidase: protein MLHLSHRLAEAIRVHGAESYPHECCGALLGRAQGDGGKRVEELQAIVNRRQDSPRNRFLVTAEDYLAAEKAARARSLEIVGWYHSHPDHPARPSDFDREHAWPGYSYVIVAVADRQPGAITSWTLRDDRSQFDPETLIVAEASVSSR, encoded by the coding sequence ATGCTTCATTTGAGCCACAGACTGGCAGAAGCGATTCGGGTTCACGGGGCTGAGAGCTATCCGCATGAATGCTGCGGGGCGCTGCTTGGCCGGGCGCAGGGCGATGGTGGCAAGCGCGTCGAAGAACTCCAAGCGATCGTCAACCGCCGCCAGGATTCCCCGCGCAACCGGTTCCTTGTGACGGCTGAGGATTACCTCGCGGCTGAGAAAGCGGCGCGCGCGAGAAGCCTTGAGATCGTCGGCTGGTATCATTCGCACCCCGACCATCCGGCTCGCCCGAGCGATTTTGACCGCGAGCATGCCTGGCCGGGGTACTCCTATGTGATTGTAGCCGTGGCCGATCGCCAGCCGGGTGCAATCACAAGCTGGACTCTGCGCGATGATCGCAGCCAGTTTGATCCCGAAACTTTGATTGTGGCTGAGGCATCTGTTTCTTCGAGGTAG
- a CDS encoding ubiquitin-like small modifier protein 1, producing the protein MAKVVIPTPLRPYAGKQEWVELTGATVSEILSKLTTQYSELRKHLFTDDGKLRSFVNIYVNDEDIRYLKKEQTPIQHGDVVSIVPSIAGGARTSSRFGWPGMTGRGAGLR; encoded by the coding sequence ATGGCCAAGGTTGTGATTCCCACACCGCTGCGCCCGTACGCCGGCAAACAGGAATGGGTCGAGCTCACCGGCGCGACCGTGAGCGAGATTCTCTCGAAGCTGACCACGCAATACTCCGAGCTGCGCAAGCATCTCTTCACCGACGATGGCAAGCTGCGCAGCTTCGTGAACATCTATGTCAACGACGAAGATATTCGGTATCTCAAAAAAGAGCAGACACCCATCCAGCACGGCGACGTGGTGAGCATCGTGCCATCCATCGCCGGCGGTGCTCGGACGTCATCCAGGTTTGGCTGGCCGGGCATGACCGGCCGGGGAGCCGGTTTACGTTGA